In the genome of Anaerolineales bacterium, the window GCTACCTGCTCTTAGCTTGCTGATTAGTTGGTTTCAATATTTTTCTCGAAATGTTAATCAGATTTTGCTGAAACCAAAATGTGCTCATTATTCTAAGTTTATCACTGGATCAATGTCAATCACAGACGCAGCATTTATTTTCCTACCCAGTTAATTTGATTGCCTCTGTCGTTCCTTTCCAAGGTGACCGTGCCAAAGGGAAGTTTGACATTGCGGATACTATCGCGCAGGAATTTTTCCAGGTGTGCACATGGATAACGTTCAGCTGTGCGTTCGCCATACGTGAGGCGCATTTCAACTGCCAATCTGGCCAGTATTTCGGGATTTGTGCGCATAAAGCTTCTGACCCAAGCCATCATGCCCATATAAAAGTCCAGCTGGACGATAATTTTCTTGCAGCGAGTGATCTGTTGATGGGTGAGTACGCTGAAAATTGCCTGGTGCCATTTCTTCACGCACATCAGGAAACCCGGCTAGAGGTAACAAACAATATGTTACGCCTTCCCATCCTGTCTGGTGAAGGCCACCGGAGGATAGTTTGGAAAACCCAAGCTGGATTCCCTTTGTTTTTAATATAAACTTAAGCAGAAGTGGAAAATATAATAACGAAAATTTGTTTATTGATTCAAAATAGTTCAATACGCTCAATTTTTTCACTACGAGCAGGATGTCTACGATGAGCTCACCCCAGATTTGTCTTAATGAAGCTTAATCCTGCACCTCTTTACACCTTTTTTCATTGGGTTACAATTGACCATGGGGGTGGAGGAGGATTCAATGGAATCAGAAAAACAGCCAAAAAGATCAAATCTCAATCCCATTTGGTGGGTGATCATGGTCGGCCTGCTGGCCTGGAACCTGTATGCATTTTGGCCACGCAGCCAACCGCAGATTACACTGCCATACAGCAGTTTTATCGCGCAGGTAAAGGATGACCACGTAAAAACGGTACAGATCAGTGGTAGCTCAATCAAGGGTGAATTCACCCAGCCAATGCCGGGGTCTGATTTGATATTGCCCACGGCACCGGTTCCAGGCACAACGGTTGGATCCACCACGCCAGTCACCTACACCACATTCACCACCACCTACCCAGAAGTAGTTGGTGATACGACCTTGCTCCCATTATTGACCGCACACAACGTTGAAGTTAGCGTTACACCCTCATCCAGCCCATTGCTGGCTTTGGTGCTAACCTACGGTTTGCCCATCCTGCTGATGGTGGGTTTCCTGGTGTTATTGGGCAGGCAGGCTTCACGCGGGCAGGAAACGATCTTCTCTTTCGGGCGCAGCAAAGCCCGCCGCTTCGTGGAGGATAATAACAAGGTCACTTTCAAGGACGTAGCCGGTGCGGATGAAGCCAAGCGAGAGCTGAAGGAGGTGGTGGATTTCTTGCGCAGCCCGCAGAAATACCATAAATTAGGGGCGCGCATCCCACGCGGGGTGCTGCTGGTGGGGCCTCCCGGAACAGGCAAAACGCTGCTTGGTCGGGCAGTAGCTGGAGAAGCCAACGTCCCATTCTATAACATCAGTGCCTCTGAATTCGTCGAGATGTTTGTGGGAGTGGGCGCCAGCCGGGTACGCACCCTGTTCGAACAGGCAAAAACCACCGCACCTGCCATTGTATTCATCGACGAGCTGGATGCAGTGGGTCGTCGCCGTGGGGCTGGCATCGGCACCGTGAACGATGAACGCGAGCAGACCCTCAACCAGCTGCTGGTGGAAATGGACGGGTTTGATGCCAACCATGAGATCATCATCCTGGCTGCCACCAACCGGCCAGACGTGCTCGACCCGGCCTTGTTACGCCCGGGCCGCTTTGACCGCCAGGTGAATGTCGCATTACCTGACCGTAAGGGCAGGGAAGGTATCTTGCAGATCCACACCCGTCAGATCAACCTGGCCAGCGATATCGATCTCAACACCCTGGCGCGCTCCACAACAGGCCTGAGTGGGGCAGACCTGGCTAATTTATGCAATGAAGCCGCCCTGGTCGCCGCCAGCAAGAACCACGACAGCGTGGATATGCAGGATTTTGAGGAGGCCATCGACCGTATCATCTTGGGAGAGGTGCGTCCATTGATATTAGAAGAGGAAGACCGGCGCATCGTGGCCTACCACGAGTCAGGGCACGCCCTGGTGGCATGGCTGACGCCGAACACTGACCCGGTCCACAAGGTAACCATAATTCCGCATGGGCGTGCCCTGGGGGTGACGGAGCAGATGCCAGAAGAAGACCGTTACAACTACACCAAGGATGAACTGCTGGCACGCATCCGTGTGATGCTGGGCGGGCGCTCAGCTGAAGAGATCGCCTGTGACGATATCACTACCGGGGCAGAAAATGACCTGGTGGAAGCTACCCGACTTGCCCGGCGTATGATCACCCGTTGGGGGATGGGCAGCATCGGCCTGCAGACGATCGATACGGATGAAACACAACCCTTCTTAGGTTATGAGCTGACCCAGGGCAGGGACTATTCTGAACAGACTGCCGCGCTGATTGATCGCAACATTCAAGCGATCCTTGACCAGTGCCATAATGAGGTAAAATCCATGCTTGAGCGCGAACATGCTAAGCTGGATGCCCTGGTGGATACATTGCTTAAGGACGAGACCATTGACCAGGATGACCTGGAGCGTATCCTTGGCCCACGTGTAGGCGCAGCGATGCTCGCAGTAGATTCTAAAGCGTAAGCATCGAGATTAAGAATAAATAACGTAAGGGCTGCCCCATATAGTTTTTGGCAGCCCTTTTCGTTTACTAATATTTATTTACCAAACTTGAGGTTTACCGTAGCTTAGCCAACAGCACTATTTCACTGGAAGGAATCTCTGTGTATGTCGGAAATACCAGCGGATATAGCCTGATTCGACTGGTAAAATGCCCAACTCGTACGCCTCGTTGTTCAGCGGCATACCTCCAGTAATCTCGAGATTTCCACCCTGGGCAAGCATCTCCTGGATGGTGATAGGCGGTGAGCTGCTGAAGCCATGCTGGAGCAAGGTGGTGTAATTCGGAGCAGGGATCACCTGATCTGCAACTGTCTCACATTCTTCCTTTTCATCATTGTATCTCTCCGCATGAGCTCCGTACGTCACCGTGGCTGAGCCACCTTCAGATTGAAGGTCTCCCACCGAAAAGGCATAGCCGTCATATGTGCCATCAAACTTCATAATAATGTTACCGCCTGCCTCAAGCCCATGGGTCAGGTAGTTGTGGCAATTATCACGGTCATACTTGCCGTATTTCACCTCGTCAAAATCAAGCTTCACCGTATCTTCACCCCGAAGGGCGTAGGTTTTCACATTGGTCGCCATCATCACGCGATGATCCTCTGTCCACATTGGCCAGCCGGATTCACGAGCATATCGCTCAAGTCCCGGGTTCGTGCCGCTCAGGTTTAAAGCAACACTGATATGCCCAAGCCACTCGTCGCATTCGGCCAGCTCAGCGATTTTATTATTCATGGCATCCACTTTGGCCGAGCTGCCTCCCACCAGGATGAGCAGTTGTAATACATTTGTCATTTCGCGGATGCGAGCACAATTGGGATCTTTCAGCAGGTCATCCGCCATCTTCTCCACCAGTGTAGCAGCCTCATTCAATAATCTGGCAGCCAGTTCAAGCTCCCCAAAGGCAGTCGCCAGGTCGGCTGCCTGGAGTAAATGGGAGACAGCCGAAGGTCCTGGGTAGCTGGCAGCATAGGCTTCAGCAGCTTCCGCAAGCTTACCCAAGCGGTTTACCATTTCCTGTTGTGACTCGGGGCTGTTCGAGCCGGTGCGCGTATGCTCCCATTCCATGATGCGACCCCATTCCTGTACATCGATTAAGGCATCCTGATAGGTCTGGTCATCGCTGGCGAATATGGGACGGAATAAATGCTTCATGGCGGATAGTCCTTGCTGCAATAAAAGATCTGGCAAAACCGCTTCAACATGCGGTACAAATAATCCAATGTGAGAGCTGAGCTGAGAGACAGTGCACAACAACCCCCCATCTGATTCTGGTATGCAAGCCCCATCGTCTACCTGCCATTCTCCGGCTTGCGCATCGAAGATCGCCAGGGTTGGATTGGCAGGCAAGTTCACATCGGGTGAGATTTTTATGGAAATCGCCTTCCCGGGTGTTATAGACACGGCAGTACCATCATCCGTGCTTCCCTCGATGGCCAATACAAAGGCCAACTCCATCTCCGCGCCATTGTTAAGCGGTGCCTGGGCTGGTCCAA includes:
- a CDS encoding cell division protein FtsH — translated: MGVEEDSMESEKQPKRSNLNPIWWVIMVGLLAWNLYAFWPRSQPQITLPYSSFIAQVKDDHVKTVQISGSSIKGEFTQPMPGSDLILPTAPVPGTTVGSTTPVTYTTFTTTYPEVVGDTTLLPLLTAHNVEVSVTPSSSPLLALVLTYGLPILLMVGFLVLLGRQASRGQETIFSFGRSKARRFVEDNNKVTFKDVAGADEAKRELKEVVDFLRSPQKYHKLGARIPRGVLLVGPPGTGKTLLGRAVAGEANVPFYNISASEFVEMFVGVGASRVRTLFEQAKTTAPAIVFIDELDAVGRRRGAGIGTVNDEREQTLNQLLVEMDGFDANHEIIILAATNRPDVLDPALLRPGRFDRQVNVALPDRKGREGILQIHTRQINLASDIDLNTLARSTTGLSGADLANLCNEAALVAASKNHDSVDMQDFEEAIDRIILGEVRPLILEEEDRRIVAYHESGHALVAWLTPNTDPVHKVTIIPHGRALGVTEQMPEEDRYNYTKDELLARIRVMLGGRSAEEIACDDITTGAENDLVEATRLARRMITRWGMGSIGLQTIDTDETQPFLGYELTQGRDYSEQTAALIDRNIQAILDQCHNEVKSMLEREHAKLDALVDTLLKDETIDQDDLERILGPRVGAAMLAVDSKA